In Xyrauchen texanus isolate HMW12.3.18 chromosome 32, RBS_HiC_50CHRs, whole genome shotgun sequence, the following proteins share a genomic window:
- the b3gnt5a gene encoding lactosylceramide 1,3-N-acetyl-beta-D-glucosaminyltransferase A codes for MFKNCRRVRKSTFLQLVSMCCILSVLMVCWDQVDHHVVSHVKSYSYRYLISSYDFINKSLSVSPKEAAQFGSFPFLLNNENICKDQDVLLLLFVKSSPGNFKRRRAIRSTWGNESYIKNELGVIVKVVFAMGVHPDIPSKIIIQKTLHKEHMNHGDLIQQDFLDTFHNLTVKLLLQFRWTHENCAHARFLMTADDDVFIHLPNLVHHIQDLGRQNVRDLWIGHVHRGAPPIRQKNSKYYMSFEMYQWSSYPDYTAGAGYVVSGDVAAKIYQATLSLNASMYIDDVFMGICAILAGVSPQEHVYFSGEAKTPYHPCIYEKMITSHGHADDVRYLWKVATAPQVQEISSGLLGNLYCTAVKIMLLCKPYNSNTYSCMAAFT; via the coding sequence ATGTTCAAGAATTGCAGACGAGTTCGAAAATCGACTTTTCTACAGCTTGTCTCAATGTGCTGTATCTTGTCAGTGCTCATGGTTTGTTGGGACCAAGTGGATCACCATGTTGTGAGCCATGTAAAGTCATACTCCTACCGCTATCTGATCAGCAGCTACGACTTCATCAACAAAAGCCTAAGTGTCAGCCCAAAGGAAGCTGCCCAGTTTGGCAGTTTCCCATTTCTGCTCAACAACGAGAACATTTGTAAAGACCAGGATGTGTTGCTGCTTCTTTTTGTGAAATCCTCTCCAGGAAACTTCAAAAGAAGACGGGCCATTCGCTCCACTTGGGGCAACGAGTCCTACATAAAAAATGAGCTGGGTGTTATCGTGAAGGTAGTGTTTGCAATGGGTGTTCACCCAGATATACCTTCTAAGATTATCATACAGAAGACATTGCACAAGGAACACATGAACCACGGTGACCTGATTCAGCAGGACTTTCTCGACACCTTTCACAACCTCACTGTTAAACTTCTACTTCAGTTTCGCTGGACGCACGAGAACTGCGCCCATGCCCGGTTCCTCATGACTGCTGATGATGATGTATTTATCCATTTACCTAATTTGGTACACCACATTCAGGACCTTGGCAGACAGAATGTGCGTGACCTCTGGATCGGCCATGTGCACCGGGGAGCACCTCCCATTCGCCAAAAGAACAGTAAATACTACATGTCCTTTGAGATGTACCAGTGGAGCTCCTATCCAGATTACACTGCTGGGGCTGGGTATGTTGTCTCGGGAGATGTGGCTGCCAAAATCTATCAGGCCACCCTGTCTCTTAATGCCTCTATGTACATTGATGATGTCTTCATGGGTATCTGTGCCATTTTAGCAGGTGTCTCACCCCAGGAACATGTTTACTTCTCGGGTGAGGCGAAAACACCCTATCACCCATGCATCTATGAAAAAATGATCACCTCTCATGGACATGCGGATGATGTCAGGTATCTGTGGAAGGTTGCAACTGCCCCACAGGTACAAGAGATATCCTCTGGATTATTGGGGAATCTGTATTGCACAGCTGTGAAAATAATGCTTCTTTGTAAGCCGTACAATTCTAACACCTATTCGTGCATGGCAGCTTTTACATAA